Below is a window of Candidatus Zixiibacteriota bacterium DNA.
CAGGAAATCAAAGATCGGTGGAACAGGCCATGACTGCTTATTGATTTCGGCATCACAGTTGTCGGGCAGCACACGGTTGAGGTTGCCGGCTATTCCTCCGCCGGTGATATGCGCCAGACCTTTGATGGGGTGTTTGTCCATTAATTTGTGAATCACAGAAGCGTAACAAATATGAACTTTCATCAGAGCATCGGCAATAGTCGTACCCAGTTCTTCGACATGATCATCAGGCTTGAGTCCCGCGATCTCAAAAGCCACTTTGCGCGCCATTGTGTAGCCGTTGGTGTGCAGTCCATTGGATGGTAACCCAAGACAGACATCGCCGGGCGTAATCGACTTACCGTCGATGATCTTTCTCTCATCGACCATACCGACAATGAAGCCAACCAGATCGTATTCACCATGCTTATACAAGCCGGGTAGCTCGGCTGTCTCGCCTCCCAGCAAAGCCGTACCAGTACTCACACAGCCACGACTGACGCCGCTTACAAGTTCGGCCATTGCCTCCGGCTCCAGATGTCCAACGCCGATGTAGTCCAGGAAAAACAGCGGTCGGGCACCCTGTACAAGGATATCGTTGACACAATGATTGACCAGATCTTCGCCGACCGTGTTATGGATGCTGGTCATGAAGGCCAGCTTCAGCTTGGTTCCGACCGAATCAGTAGAGGCCACCAGAACCGGTTTCTTCAAGCCGGAGATATCTGGTTTGAAAAGCCCTCCAAAAGCACCGATGTCGGACAAAACTTGCGGATTGAAGGTAGCGCGTGCAAGCGTCTTGATACGCTCCACCGCCTCATCTCCGGCGGCAATATTGACCCCGCTCTCGGCATAGGTCAAACCCTGTTTGTTTTCCGATTTGTTCATGGGAGACAAGAAACATCAGGTAGCAAGAAATGTCAACTAACACCAATCCCAAGACAACGCAAAAGAAGCCAACCCCTCAATGGGTCAGCCTCCCAGAAAGTATAACACAATCGACACTACAGATGACTAACGGACAATATCGATTCGAACAGCAGCTTCTTCTGGCAGTGAATATTTGATCGGTATGATGTCGCCAGTCTGATAAAGATACGGAACACTCGGAACCGTTACTGGAGTGTCACAGATAGATCCGACATGCTCGGCATCATCGGCAATCTCAAAGGGGTGACCAAGATCATCAAAAGAGTTCGAGACCATATGAAACGCATAGATACCCTCAGGTACCTGCACATCGAGATCATCGGTCTGGTCCCAACAGATCGTGTAGAATCCCGGAGCTTGGATAGCATCCACAACAGTACCTACAACTGCCGAATAGGTAGTAGTGAAAGTCCCCTCGGAAAGGGCGAATCCACAGTTGTCACTCGATATGGCCCAAACCAGCCATTCGTATTCGTGAATTGATTCGAGACTGTCTCCAATGCCAACCAGATAAGTAGTGCCAGACGTGATTTTGAATCCACAAGTAATATCGAAACACCTGTGCATCCATAATGGGTAGTATTCGTCGGCCTCTCTCAGAAAGACAAAATACGAAGCAGCACTAGCTTTGGCATCCCAACCCAGCGTTGGTACCCGATCAACACTGACAGCCCCATCCTCTGGTGTGATATTGGCAACACTGCTATCGCGACTAATTGTATTGGGAATGCAGGAGACAGTATCGGAAGGATCACTGACGCTGTCAGTGCCAACCGAAACAACATAATACTTATGGAGTTGGGCAGAAGCCGTGTCATAGGAGGTATCTGCAAAAGATAGTGCTAACGGGTAATCTTGACCTATGGGGCCAAATGACGTTGCTGTGATAGTGGACTCGTTGATCTTCTCAAACAAGTTGCCATTCACACTTCGATAAACGTCGTATCCGGTCGGACTAGTACCTGTATCGGGAGCAACCCACATAAGAAGCATACTAATGTCCTCATCAACATCAGCAGGGACACCAAACAAGCCTCCCGGGGGAGCAGGAACGGGAGCAGGGGGAGGAGGAGAAATAATCGGATGGCCTTCATCGCAAGTACACCAGACCAAAGCAATAACCAACAACAACCCGGGCAGTAGTAACTTCACGGAATATTCCTCTCTTCCCGCGTGGGGCAAAGCTCTGAGTCAGACAATTTTCACAATCAAGAATATCTTCACCCTGAGTTGGCGTCAACAACAACTACCGAAGACAGAGACCAAGCCAGCACCTCACATCCTGATCGGCGATTTCAGCAGGATACAGGTATGTCGAGAACGAAATATCAGAAGTCTGGCGATCACGAGTATGGCCGGTAGTTTTGGTCTCGATCCTGGTACTTGTTCTCGTACCCTCCTTCAGGCTTGAGCTGGTCCAGCCAGTAAGCTTGGTCATCGCGTAGGCAAATGAACATCCGCTGGTTATCGCGCTCGTTCCTGGCCTGGTGATATTTGAGATAGATTCGCCGATAATCGACCCCCACAATCTCGACCTTCCCTGATTCATGCGACATGACATACCTGATGCGTTTGGCCAGACCGGAGCAGCGTTGCTTGGCCTTTTCAATGGCACGGAACGCCTTAACAATGGGTACTTCGTAGGCGATATTCCCTGCTGTAGGACGCCCCTGAAAGACGTAATACTGTGACACGCCCATGTGTGACAGTTCATTCCACAGCTCCGACATCACTTCCGGTCGGTCGGAGATACCTCGGATAATGGGATTCTGGTTAAGGCAGATAACGCCGCTGTCGATCACGAGTCGAATTGCTTCACGGGCTTCAGGGGTCAACTCCCGTGGGTGATCGAAGTGGCACATCAGGTAGATACGCCGATCGGGCAAAGAGTATTTTTTGAACATCGCCAGCAGGGAGTCATCATTGAGTATCCTGAACGGATTGAAAGCAGGCATCTTGGTGCCAATACGGATAACCCGAATATGATCAATCCGACGCAGGGCACTAACGATTTTCTCAAGTTTTGCTGTGCCGAGTATAAGCGGATCCCCTCCACTCAGCAACACATTGTCCACCTCGGGATGTTGACGGATGTACTCCAGTCCAGGGCTCAAGTCGTGCCAAGCCTCATTGTTGCCGTCCATGAAGAGACGCTTGCGAAAGCAATAACGGCAGAAGGAATTGCATGAATCTGTAACCAGCAACAGGACCGTGGAACGATACTTGTGCTGGACCCCCTTCTGAACCGTTATACGACCCTCACGCGAAGCATCCAGTTCACCCCAGAATTCCATCTCTCGTTCGTGAGGAATCACCAGTCGCCGAATGGGATCATCCGGGTCCGACCAGTCGATTAACCTCAGATAGTAGTCATTGGCCCGAAAGGCATATCTCCTCATCACCGTGCGGAGCTTGTCTTTCTCACGGTCGGTCAGTGGTGTTTTGTTAAGGTTGAGTACTGACCGGGGTCTTCCTCTCCGCGATACCCCATCTCTATATGTCACACGCATGGCTAAGCCTCCATTCTCAGGGATCGCTCTGTACGGCTGAGGGCAGTTTGCCTCCTTGGCGACGCCAGCAAGCCGGTTATTTAATAATGCCAAGTCATTGATTGAATCAATTATCCGGCAAGCGTCCCGTAGTGAATCCCTCTCCACAATCGGGAAATGCAAAGCGATCTACCGTGTGTGTATTCAAATATAGCATATAGCTGCCTCGAAGGCAAGCTTGCCCAATAGATTTTGACTGTAATTACCCTG
It encodes the following:
- a CDS encoding KamA family radical SAM protein produces the protein MRVTYRDGVSRRGRPRSVLNLNKTPLTDREKDKLRTVMRRYAFRANDYYLRLIDWSDPDDPIRRLVIPHEREMEFWGELDASREGRITVQKGVQHKYRSTVLLLVTDSCNSFCRYCFRKRLFMDGNNEAWHDLSPGLEYIRQHPEVDNVLLSGGDPLILGTAKLEKIVSALRRIDHIRVIRIGTKMPAFNPFRILNDDSLLAMFKKYSLPDRRIYLMCHFDHPRELTPEAREAIRLVIDSGVICLNQNPIIRGISDRPEVMSELWNELSHMGVSQYYVFQGRPTAGNIAYEVPIVKAFRAIEKAKQRCSGLAKRIRYVMSHESGKVEIVGVDYRRIYLKYHQARNERDNQRMFICLRDDQAYWLDQLKPEGGYENKYQDRDQNYRPYS
- the purM gene encoding phosphoribosylformylglycinamidine cyclo-ligase, with the protein product MNKSENKQGLTYAESGVNIAAGDEAVERIKTLARATFNPQVLSDIGAFGGLFKPDISGLKKPVLVASTDSVGTKLKLAFMTSIHNTVGEDLVNHCVNDILVQGARPLFFLDYIGVGHLEPEAMAELVSGVSRGCVSTGTALLGGETAELPGLYKHGEYDLVGFIVGMVDERKIIDGKSITPGDVCLGLPSNGLHTNGYTMARKVAFEIAGLKPDDHVEELGTTIADALMKVHICYASVIHKLMDKHPIKGLAHITGGGIAGNLNRVLPDNCDAEINKQSWPVPPIFDFLKERGNIDPDDIYSAFNMGIGFVLVVEESKADAIAADLTGMGETVYRIGRIVNGNRIVKLTD